Within Runella rosea, the genomic segment GTTTTTGTTTCGTCAATGACCACAAAAATGCCCGCTAAATCGCGTAGCCATCCACCCATTTTACTTTTTTGAGGTTCTTCTGCCACAGTTGTGTATGTTTGAAAAGTTAAGAATTGGAGTGTATGTTGCGGAAAGTTATAAAAACCCCCGTAAACATAGTGTAAAGGTAGAGAAGAAATTATTTGCAGGTACGGTAGGACTAGAAGAGCGGTTTAAATTGAGGCCCACCAAGGAGAATTTTAGGATGAGCTGTCTTTTAAGTGCTTTGAAGCAAGATGTACTCTTTTTAGTCTGATTAAGACTGTTGCTAAACCATGATTAAATTAAACAAACTCGTTTACGCTTTCGGCGTGCTTGTGCTATTTTCTAAAATTGCGTTGGGCCAAGCGGTACGGCCCAATGTCATCATTATCTACGCCGACGATTTGGGTTACGGTGATGTAAGTTGCTACGGAGCCAAAAAAGTAGCTACGCCCAACATTGATAAACTAGCCAAAGCAGGCATACGCTTTACCAATGCCCACACGACTTCAGCTACCTGCACGCCGTCGCGTTACTCAATGCTGACTGGTGAATACGCTTGGCGCAAGCCGGGCACGGGCGTAGCCACGGGCGACGCCTCCGCGCTGATTCTGCCTGGACGCAGTACGTTGCCGCTGGTTTTTCAGAAGGCAGGCTACAAAACGGGCGTGGTAGGTAAGTGGCATTTGGGCCTCGGGCCGCAGGGTGGGCCCGATTGGAATGGCGAAATCAAACCGAGCCCGTTGGATATTGGTTTTGATGAGTCGTTTATTATGGCTGCTACTGGCGACCGCGTGCCGTGTGTCTACGTTGAAAACCGTCGGGTGGTAAATCTTGACCCTGCCGACCCAATCAAGGTAAGTTTTAAGGAACCCATCGGCAATGAACCCACGGGGCGCGCCAATCCTGAATTGTTGAAAATGAAACATTCGCACGGGCATGATTTTACGATTATCAACGGCATCGGTCGCATTGGCTACATGACGGGTGGGAAATCAGCGCGGTGGAAGGATGAAGACATGGCCGATATTTTTACCGAAAAAGCCGTTTCGTTCATCGAAAAACACCAAGCCGAGCCTTTCTTTTTGTATTTCTCTACCCAAGATATTCACGTACCGCGCGTACCCCATGAGCGTTTCACGGGCAAAAGCGGTATGGGACCGCGCGGCGACGTTATTTTGCAATTGGACTGGACGGTGGGCGAAGTGATGAAAACGTTGGACAAACTGAAGCTGACCCATAACACCCTCGTCATTTTCTCCAGCGATAATGGCCCCGTGGTAGATGATGGCTACCACGACCAAGCCGTTGAGTTGCTCAATGGACATACGCCCGCGGGGGCATTGCGCGGTGGCAAATACAGCGCTTTTGATGCGGGTACGCGCGTGCCGTTCATTGTGCGTTGGCCGGGACAAGTAAAAGCGGGAGTTTCCAATGCGTTGGTGAGCCAAGTAGACTTATTGGCTTCTTTTGCGGCATTGACGGGGCAAAAATTTGACGCAACCACAGCCCCCGACACCAAAGATTACTTGTCGGCTTTTTTGGGTAAAGACAAAAAGGGGCGTGATTATTTGATAGAACATGCGGGTACTTTTTCCATTATCAAAGGCGACTGGAAATACATTGAGCCGAGCAAAGGCCAAAAAATGAGCGTTCAGACCAATACTGAGCTTGGCAATGACCCGCAGCCGCAGCTATATAATCTGGCCAAAGACATTGGGGAGAAAAATAATCTGGCTGAGGCTAATCCTGAGAAATTGAAGGAGTTACAGGTGGAATTGCAGGAAGTGAAGGAGAAGAAGAGATAATTAAATTGGGTAATTAAATCTACATTTTTTTCAATAAAAGAAGTAATTGGTAGAATTTTTGGCAATTTTTTGCCCAAAATGAGGCATAAAAGCCATCTGTTTATGCGTCAAAAACAGATAAAACAACAAAAGCCGACCTCTTTCGAAGTCGGCTTTGTTATTGGAAACCTTAGTCATTAAACTTTAATCGCAATATCAACTGTAGCGTATCTGAGGAAATACTACACTTTATATCATTGCCTTCATTTGTTTTATATAAAACTGATATTGCCTATCAATTTCCTTTGAAGCTTGCATTTGATCAATGTAAAAAGTATTTTTTTTAGCTTCTGGATAATCTTTTAATGCTTTTTCCATATTACGTGTATTTTCTTCCTTTTGGCGGATTGCTTCTTCACTAGCACTTAAAGCTAACTTTACTGTAGATATAAGCTTTTGTTTTGGCCAATGATTTTTTAATTTTTTAAAACCATGGTAAAAAAATGCAGGACTTATATTTTGCTCTTGAGCAAGTATATCTATATAATACCCTAATGCATCAAGCGCATCATCAGAATTATCTTTTAGTATATCGGTCTTTGCTATTACTGAAAGTGCACAAAATTGCCGTAAATATGAGTAGTCAGCATCCTCCTTATTTTGATCTAGAAAAGGCCTTATTTTTTCATCCGCCTCTTTCCATAATAATTTAGTACTATAATCAGGACGTTTCTGGCTATTCATAAAAGGAAGCAATACACCACTTTTATATATTTTTGTCATAAAAGACATATATTGCTCTTTCTCTAACTCTTTTCCATGAGAGTTAATTTTCATTAATTTCGTCAAATCATCTTCCTCAAATGCAATTCTTAAAGATTGCGCACTTGATTTATTTATAGAACTATTAGTTGAAGTTTTCTCGATTCCGTTGGGATGGCATGCAACTACAATAACAGACATGATAAAAAAATAAATTGCAGTTTTCATAGTTAAATTGTTTAATGGTTCAAACTAAAGTGGAGGAGGAATACAGCCCGGACAATGAAGGTTTAAGATTGATGGATCAACATAATCAGGTCTAAAACCTAAGCTTATTCCATTTGAGTTATAAACGTAAGAATTAAAAGTTACCATGGCGAATTCACGGCAGCAGGGTAAAAGATCTGATTGCATCCAACAATGTTGAAAATATGCTCCAGGTATTGGTTCAAATGGAATTTTACAGCAACATTGCATTAATAAACCTGTTACCTGCGCTCCAACGCTATTACATGTTAGTAGTACGATAACTAAAAAAACTTTAATTTTTTCATGATTGGTTTTAGTGTTTTAGTGTAAAAAAATAATGACAACGGCTTTATTGCATGGATTAAGCCCTGCTATGATAAATAACCGAGGATTGGGGAGTTTGATTGAGGCAGCTATTTACTCCTCAATCAAAGTTTTTAGCTTTTTGAGAAAATAAACATTTTCCTCGTGAGTTTTAATCATCTTTCCTACTACTTTTTCTGCTCGTGCCAGTTCTTGCGGTGGTAATCCTTTTGTGTTATCGCTAAATCTTTGCTTTATCTGCGTGATTGGTTCTTCCATTCGACTTACTTC encodes:
- a CDS encoding sulfatase family protein, producing MIKLNKLVYAFGVLVLFSKIALGQAVRPNVIIIYADDLGYGDVSCYGAKKVATPNIDKLAKAGIRFTNAHTTSATCTPSRYSMLTGEYAWRKPGTGVATGDASALILPGRSTLPLVFQKAGYKTGVVGKWHLGLGPQGGPDWNGEIKPSPLDIGFDESFIMAATGDRVPCVYVENRRVVNLDPADPIKVSFKEPIGNEPTGRANPELLKMKHSHGHDFTIINGIGRIGYMTGGKSARWKDEDMADIFTEKAVSFIEKHQAEPFFLYFSTQDIHVPRVPHERFTGKSGMGPRGDVILQLDWTVGEVMKTLDKLKLTHNTLVIFSSDNGPVVDDGYHDQAVELLNGHTPAGALRGGKYSAFDAGTRVPFIVRWPGQVKAGVSNALVSQVDLLASFAALTGQKFDATTAPDTKDYLSAFLGKDKKGRDYLIEHAGTFSIIKGDWKYIEPSKGQKMSVQTNTELGNDPQPQLYNLAKDIGEKNNLAEANPEKLKELQVELQEVKEKKR